The Gemmatimonadota bacterium genome has a segment encoding these proteins:
- a CDS encoding ABC transporter ATP-binding protein codes for MLVSRGAGLVLPASSKYLIDHVIVAGQYDLLLPLAGVVALATLIQASTGFALSQVLGIAAQRAVANMRRRVEAHVLRLPVRQFDATQVGVLVSRIMSDADGLRNLVGTGFTELLGGLFTATAALAVLLHISWQITAVVMVVLAIFGATLAVAFSRLRPVFRERNRQSAEVTGRLAETLGGIRIVKSYVAERREDLVFTRGIHRILRSSAISITGWSLISALTTVVIGAIAVIMILLGGNALRAGTLTLGDLGMYVLFAGLVAAPLIQIAQVGTQVAEAFAGLDRIRELLDLPTEDQEDAGRVAVPPLRGEVQFEQVSFEYVPGVPVLRQVSFTAPAGTTTALVGASGSGKSTLLSLLTAFNRPTSGTIRIDGLDLATLQLRAFRGRLGMVLQDNFLFDGTILENIRFSRPEASLEQVRAVGRIAHCDEFIAQFPGGYDTIVGERGVKLSGGQRQRVAIARAILADPAILLLDEATSSLDSESEAMVQEGLEALRRGRTSFVIAHRLSTITSADRILVLEAGAIVESGTHEELLALGGRYHSLYQRQYRREQNRFTNPGEELTPPS; via the coding sequence ATGCTGGTCAGTCGGGGTGCCGGGTTGGTCCTGCCGGCGTCGTCGAAGTACCTGATCGACCATGTGATCGTCGCCGGACAGTACGACCTGCTCCTCCCGCTTGCCGGCGTCGTGGCGCTGGCCACGCTCATTCAGGCGAGCACCGGCTTCGCGTTGTCGCAGGTGCTCGGCATCGCCGCCCAACGTGCCGTCGCCAACATGCGCCGACGGGTCGAGGCGCACGTGTTGCGCCTGCCGGTGCGCCAGTTCGATGCGACGCAGGTCGGGGTGCTGGTGTCGCGCATCATGTCGGACGCCGATGGACTCCGCAATCTGGTCGGCACCGGCTTCACCGAGCTCCTCGGCGGCCTCTTCACCGCCACCGCCGCCCTGGCGGTGCTGCTCCATATCAGCTGGCAGATCACCGCCGTGGTCATGGTGGTGCTGGCGATCTTCGGGGCCACGCTGGCCGTCGCCTTCTCCAGGCTGCGGCCGGTCTTCCGCGAACGCAATCGGCAGAGCGCCGAAGTCACCGGCCGGCTGGCCGAGACGCTCGGCGGGATCCGCATCGTCAAGTCCTACGTCGCCGAGCGGCGTGAGGATCTCGTCTTTACGCGCGGCATCCACCGCATCCTCCGGAGCAGCGCCATCTCGATCACGGGGTGGTCGCTGATCAGTGCGCTGACCACGGTGGTGATCGGCGCGATCGCGGTGATCATGATCCTGCTGGGCGGCAACGCGCTTCGGGCCGGCACGCTCACATTGGGCGACCTCGGCATGTACGTCCTCTTTGCGGGACTGGTCGCGGCCCCGCTGATCCAGATCGCGCAGGTGGGCACCCAGGTGGCCGAGGCATTTGCAGGCCTCGATCGGATCCGCGAACTGCTCGACCTCCCCACCGAGGATCAGGAGGACGCCGGACGCGTCGCCGTGCCACCGCTCCGCGGCGAGGTGCAATTCGAGCAGGTCAGCTTCGAGTACGTCCCGGGTGTTCCCGTCCTGCGGCAGGTCTCCTTCACGGCGCCAGCCGGCACGACCACCGCCCTGGTCGGGGCATCCGGCTCCGGCAAGAGCACCCTCCTGTCGCTGCTCACCGCCTTCAATCGGCCGACCAGCGGGACCATCCGCATCGACGGGCTGGACCTCGCCACGCTGCAACTCCGCGCGTTTCGAGGCCGGCTGGGGATGGTGCTGCAGGACAACTTCCTCTTCGACGGGACCATCCTCGAGAACATCCGCTTCTCGCGTCCCGAGGCGTCGCTGGAGCAGGTCCGCGCGGTCGGTCGCATTGCGCACTGCGACGAATTCATCGCGCAGTTCCCCGGGGGGTACGACACGATCGTCGGCGAACGCGGCGTGAAGCTCTCCGGTGGCCAGCGCCAGCGCGTGGCAATCGCCCGGGCGATCCTGGCCGACCCCGCGATCCTGCTGCTCGACGAGGCGACCTCCAGCCTGGATAGCGAGAGCGAGGCGATGGTGCAGGAAGGGCTGGAGGCGTTGCGCCGCGGGCGCACTTCCTTCGTGATCGCGCATCGGCTCTCCACCATCACGAGCGCCGATCGGATCCTGGTGCTGGAGGCGGGAGCGATCGTTGAGTCGGGCACGCACGAGGAGCTGCTGGCGCTGGGCGGCCGATATCACTCGCTCTATCAGCGACAGTACCGGCGCGAGCAGAATCGCTTCACCAATCCGGGCGAGGAACTCACGCCTCCGAGTTGA
- a CDS encoding TonB-dependent receptor, whose translation MVTGQLAYDLSSSLQATASGSYFDLDSRGPTPGGGNTSSASEFRAGLRWLTAAGGVWSLRSYRTHTNYLNHSGIVSNDRNTETPNRDQTQSATVTAASLQWSQLVGRRHQVAAGLDVSNADGTIDELGNFTNGSWTLNRGNGGRQQLGGLFLQDNLRLTDRWQVQVAVRGDRMRNVDGYRLDTTLPAGTVVIDTAYATAARTRLNYSVGVRFESSPRMTWRAGTYTALRAPTLFELYQTNYSTRGAVIAANPSLRPETLRGVELGVDFLPSRSTVLRLNTFLNKVEDAILDYTIGTSTANGQIFTECGPVPRNQACRQRRNVAGLRTLGLESELELHPAAHWSVWGSYTFNPTRVDAPGDEIDGKLARGAAKHMASATVTFDQPRLATITVEQRYVGARQDDDLNTTPLKRFFVTGVRVSRQIVPQATAYVKVENLFDTRYEVTRSTNGYVEVAMPRWITVGVKSSW comes from the coding sequence GTGGTCACCGGCCAGTTGGCGTACGACCTCTCGTCGTCGCTCCAGGCCACGGCCAGCGGGAGCTACTTCGACCTCGACTCCCGTGGTCCGACTCCCGGTGGCGGCAACACGTCGAGCGCGTCTGAATTCCGCGCGGGGCTGCGCTGGCTGACCGCGGCGGGAGGGGTCTGGTCGTTGCGCAGCTATCGGACGCACACCAATTATCTCAATCACAGCGGCATCGTCTCCAACGATCGCAACACCGAGACGCCCAACCGCGATCAGACGCAGTCGGCCACGGTGACTGCCGCCTCGCTGCAATGGTCGCAGCTCGTGGGCCGTCGGCATCAGGTGGCGGCCGGCCTCGACGTCTCCAACGCGGACGGAACGATTGACGAACTCGGCAACTTCACGAATGGGAGCTGGACGCTCAACCGCGGCAACGGGGGACGGCAGCAGTTGGGCGGCCTCTTCCTGCAGGACAACCTGCGGCTGACCGATCGATGGCAGGTGCAGGTCGCCGTGCGTGGCGATCGGATGCGAAACGTCGACGGCTATCGCCTGGACACCACGCTCCCGGCGGGAACGGTCGTGATCGATACCGCATACGCCACCGCGGCCCGGACCCGCCTCAACTACAGCGTGGGCGTGCGCTTCGAGAGCTCACCGCGGATGACGTGGCGTGCCGGGACGTACACGGCGCTCCGGGCTCCGACCCTGTTCGAACTCTACCAGACGAACTACTCGACCCGCGGGGCGGTCATCGCGGCGAATCCGTCACTCCGCCCGGAGACGTTGCGCGGCGTGGAGCTTGGCGTCGACTTCCTCCCGTCGCGGTCCACGGTGCTGCGCCTCAACACCTTCCTGAACAAGGTCGAGGATGCGATCCTCGACTACACCATCGGCACCTCGACGGCCAACGGGCAGATCTTCACGGAATGTGGTCCCGTGCCGCGCAACCAGGCCTGCCGGCAGCGCCGCAACGTCGCCGGTCTCCGCACCCTCGGCCTCGAGTCGGAACTGGAGCTGCATCCAGCGGCGCACTGGAGCGTCTGGGGGAGCTACACCTTCAACCCGACGCGCGTCGACGCGCCCGGCGACGAGATCGATGGCAAGCTCGCCCGTGGTGCGGCCAAGCACATGGCCAGCGCGACCGTCACCTTCGACCAACCGCGGCTGGCGACGATCACCGTGGAGCAGCGTTACGTGGGGGCGCGCCAGGACGACGACCTCAACACCACGCCGCTCAAGCGCTTCTTCGTCACCGGCGTTCGCGTCTCTCGCCAGATTGTTCCCCAGGCGACGGCCTACGTCAAGGTGGAGAACCTCTTCGACACCAGGTACGAGGTGACCCGCAGCACCAACGGCTACGTGGAGGTCGCGATGCCGCGGTGGATCACCGTCGGCGTGAAGTCGTCGTGGTAA
- a CDS encoding TonB-dependent receptor, protein MPIALLPGLLAAQAKPDSALKRPITKLGEIVTTASRVSELVGQSPVHVTAITRQDLATTSASTVPSLLWRIPGFTMRDHQSASASSPGRRVASFRGLSGSSGGRTLILVDGVPLNDGFNGYMQWNRIPLALVDRIEVIRGGGSMIWGSRSLGGVVNILTRMPAAPGCRRRRREARAAAIAAR, encoded by the coding sequence ATGCCGATAGCGCTGCTGCCCGGCCTCCTCGCGGCGCAAGCCAAGCCGGACAGTGCGCTCAAGCGTCCGATCACCAAGCTCGGCGAGATTGTCACCACCGCCTCGCGGGTCAGCGAATTGGTCGGCCAGAGCCCCGTCCACGTCACGGCGATCACGCGGCAGGATCTGGCGACGACCAGCGCCTCGACGGTGCCGAGCCTGTTGTGGCGCATCCCCGGCTTCACCATGCGCGATCACCAGAGTGCCTCGGCCAGCAGCCCTGGTCGACGCGTGGCGTCGTTCCGCGGGCTCTCCGGCAGTTCGGGTGGGCGGACGCTGATCCTGGTCGACGGCGTGCCGCTCAACGATGGGTTCAACGGCTACATGCAATGGAATCGGATTCCCCTGGCCCTGGTTGATCGGATCGAGGTGATCCGCGGCGGCGGATCGATGATCTGGGGCAGTCGGTCGCTCGGGGGAGTCGTCAACATCCTGACGCGGATGCCGGCGGCTCCGGGCTGCAGGCGCAGGCGGAGGGAGGCACGGGCGGCAGCTATCGCGGCACGTTGA
- a CDS encoding ABC transporter substrate-binding protein — MIRIRHGLALFWFATILSGCGSDTRTAATPHLDTVRVANATGLSQAAMSLAAEAGYFREAGVAIEFVPVRQHEDVLVALLTNKLDAAVELFQAGYFGAMVRGGAMKFITSTVSLTPTACPYVGVVLRPGLSPADAPRHMHKLRVSSDGMFRYLMSRDLESQGLQLASFELVRLQAELAEQALTKGTFDAAILAEPFLSRATRSGTFWLRSQDATPNVEIGGLLVGERLLTRDRGVGIRFLAAYRRGVATFSEGKTAANLAALQRATGLDSTSLANACWPTFRADGRMNLDGVMAYQQWLVGQKLAATPATPAQFWDSTLVAATDTILLRTSPRTPQ, encoded by the coding sequence ATGATCCGCATTCGTCATGGCCTTGCGCTCTTCTGGTTCGCCACCATTCTCAGTGGCTGCGGCAGTGACACCCGGACTGCCGCCACGCCGCACCTCGACACCGTGCGGGTCGCCAATGCCACGGGACTCAGCCAGGCCGCCATGTCACTCGCCGCCGAGGCGGGCTACTTCCGCGAGGCTGGCGTGGCCATCGAGTTCGTGCCGGTGCGCCAGCACGAGGACGTGCTCGTGGCGCTGCTCACCAACAAGCTCGACGCGGCGGTGGAACTCTTCCAGGCCGGCTACTTCGGGGCGATGGTGCGCGGCGGCGCCATGAAGTTCATCACGTCGACGGTGTCCCTGACGCCGACGGCGTGTCCCTACGTTGGCGTGGTGCTCCGCCCGGGACTGTCGCCGGCCGACGCGCCGCGCCACATGCACAAGCTCCGCGTCTCCAGCGATGGGATGTTCCGGTACTTGATGAGCCGCGACCTCGAGTCGCAGGGACTGCAGCTTGCCTCCTTCGAACTGGTCCGGCTGCAGGCCGAGCTCGCCGAACAGGCGTTGACGAAGGGGACCTTCGACGCCGCCATCCTGGCCGAGCCGTTTTTGAGTCGGGCGACCCGCAGCGGGACCTTCTGGTTGCGCTCGCAGGACGCCACGCCGAACGTGGAAATCGGTGGACTCCTTGTCGGCGAACGGCTGCTCACCCGGGATCGCGGTGTCGGCATCCGCTTTCTTGCGGCGTACCGCCGGGGTGTGGCCACCTTCAGCGAAGGCAAGACGGCGGCGAACCTCGCCGCGCTGCAGCGTGCAACCGGGCTGGATTCCACGTCGCTCGCGAATGCCTGCTGGCCGACCTTCCGTGCCGACGGACGGATGAACCTTGACGGCGTCATGGCCTACCAGCAGTGGCTGGTCGGACAGAAGCTCGCTGCGACTCCCGCGACGCCGGCGCAGTTCTGGGACTCCACGCTGGTGGCCGCCACCGACACGATCCTGCTCCGCACTTCACCAAGGACCCCGCAATGA